The genome window ACCTGCATGAACGGAAAGTCGGGATGGTCGAGCCGGAACCACTCGCGATAGGGCGCACAACCGCTCTCAAACTCATCCAACGGCAACGGAGCAACGATCCGCTGTTTCAACGCGGCAGTGTTCTGCGGCGGAAAGAAAACCTGCGTCATGCAGATCAGCAATTGCAGGGCCGCCAGTTCCATGTCGTCGCGCGGTAGGCACAGCTCCCAGCGACCGTCCTCACACAACAGTTGCCGCAACGTGAGTTTGCACGCCGCACCGGCCGGTAATGGCCGCACAGGTATCCATGCATCAGTCAACAGATTCATTTCACCCTCTCCAGTCCGGTATCGCGGTGATACCTGAAAGTAACCTTGTCCCCGTCGCGCACATAGCACCCCTCTCCTTGTTCCGTCATGGTGAGCCAGTATCGTCTTTCGTCGTCAATTTCGCACAACGCTCTCAGCCAACCACTCCAGCGCGCAGGGACATTGATGCTGTTGAGAGCCAACTCCTCTGCCCTGCGGAATTCATCCAAATCACCAAGCAATCCACCATCGAGGAAGCGCTGCCCCTTTGGCGAATCGATGACCGGGATCACCGTGAGCCCCATTTCATCGTCACGGGTAACAGCAGTGACATTTTCATCTGAATCCGAAAACGGAGTCACTTCAAACGCCCTCCTGACCATGTCCATTGCCTTGTAACGTTTGACCTCCAACTCCACTTCAAACATCTCATGACCTGTAACAACCGATTCTGGCTCGTTCCCCCACGGATCTCCGGCATAGACTCTTTCGATCCATTCCCGATAGGCGGCCGGGAACGGAACCTGACCGGCGGATGCGGAAGTCAACAATTGCTCAGTGCGCCAGAGCACTCGTGTATTAGCGTAGATTTTCCCGGTATAGCCGTAATTGCATTCGCACGGGAGGAGGACGGTACAGACTGGTTTGTCGTATCCAGCAGGTCGCGATGCGCGCCGATGACGATGCAGTCTCCCCATGCGCTGAAAGAGGAGGTCGACCGGGCACAACTGGGTGACTAGCCAATCGAAATCCAGATCGAGAGATTGCTCGACAACTTGAGTGGCAACCAGAATGCGACCCTGTTCGCGTTTGCCTCTGGGGCCGAAACAGTCGATGACCTCGTTTTCTCTGATTTGCCGATCCTTGAAGCGGTAACGCGCATGGAAGAGGCCGACCGGAGCGGATGTCGTCTCTCTCAGGACAGCGGCAATTCTCTGGGCATCGTTCACCATATTGCAGATCACCGCAACCTGCGCGCCGCTCTCTGCTGCCCTGACAATTCGAGCGAGCAAGGTCTGGTCTGGCTCCATTCCCTCAAGTTTTAGGGCTTCAATTTCAACCATAACCGGTTTTGGCGTTTCATGACGAGTCAACGAAATAGACGGGAAATCCACATTTCCGAGCCAAGTCAACAACGGATAGGCTGCCGATGGGTTGCATTCGGTGCGTTTGTCTCCCCAGGCCGCTGCGAGTTGTTGCTTCAGCGTTGCGGGCAGGGTGGCCGATAACAGGATGGCCGAGCCGCCGCACTGGTGCTGCTGACGCAAGACTTCTTCAAGCAGACCGTACATGTAGGCGTCGTAGGCATGCACCTCATCCACAATCAGCACGCTTCGTCCCACCCCAAGGCCACGCACGAAGCGATGCTTGACCGGCAATACGGAAATCAGGACCTGATCGATGGTGCAGACTCCGATCTGTCCGAGAAAAACCCGTTTGCGACTCTCCGCCAGCCATTCCCCACATTGTGTCCAGCCGTCCGGGTCGGTGGCGTCGCTATGCCCTCTGCGCTTGAGGTCCGTGAAGGTCCGGTTGAACCGGGCATTGCCATGGGCCAGTAAGAGGTTCGGGCTGTTGGTAAAAATACGTTCAGCCAGCGATTCAAGTCGGCCCAGCATGGCGTTGGCAGTGGCCTGCGTGGGGAGCGCGAAGATGATCGAGTCGGCTTGCCCGGCAGCCAGCAACCGCCAGGCATGGGCGAGGGCAGCTTCGGTCTTGCCTGATCCGGTCGGGGCCTCAATGATGGTCAAACCGTCCTGAAGCGGCAACTGATCGACCTTGGTTTGCAGCGGACAAGGCGTTGCGATGGCAGGGAGAAGGTCGGATATGCCACCGTAGCTCTTGGCTGTGCCGTTAAGCCCGGAGAAGGCAAGGATGGCAGGAGCGTCCTGTGAGAATTTTTGTGTGAAATAGTCCGAGATTGACAGCGGTGACTGATGGAAGGAGAAATTGGTGTCGTCGCAGCGGGAAGCCAGCCAGTCTGACACGGAACAGAATCCGGCCAGTAGCGGCGATGGAGGAGGCGGGGCGTTATCAAGGGAAAGACCGACCGGCCACAGGAAAAGTTGCTCCAATGCTGTTAGCCACTCTTTCCGGGCTGTTTGATCGATCTCGGCGAATCTGCCGTCGACCGAAACAGAAAGAGACGCATCACTTGCATATTCCGCCTGTTTCACATGGCCATGATGCCCCGTTACCGATTCGATCCACGGCTTCCAATTCGACCACAGAGGCGGTTCATCGTCTATAAAAAGTGAGTCGCCAGCGGTTTCGAATCCGTTGAAGGCGAAAAAATCTTTCTTGAACCAGAAGAGGCCACTCTCGCCGTGCTGGTATTGGTTGATGTCAAATTGCGGAGGCAGGCTTGCCCCCTGACCTGCCAACGGATGCAGCTTCTCCCACGCCTCCCTGACCTTCAGTTGGAAGCGCAGATCAAACTTGCCGTAATCGTGCAATGCGATAAAGAAGAGCAGCCAGGCGCGGATCTGAACCTCGGAGCAACTCGCATGACTGGAGAAGCTGCGCCGGATAGTCGGACTCGCATCCCACCAGACTGCGGCCACAGCCGCGACGTCAAGGCAATGGTACGGCAAGAGATGGTAACCGCCTGCATCCTTCTCAGCCTTCCCCCAATACCAAACATACTCCGAGACAGTAAGACTTTCCATTTCCCCCTCCAACGCAACCAAGCCAAGCAAGCCACCATCAACGCGTTCAGTTAGTATCATGTCATTATGACAAATTAAGTCACGACTACCACAGAGCACCACTTTTCATAGCCTTCCCACCCTCAACTCCCCCCACACCCGCGCCGTGAGCCGCGCGTCGTCGAGCGCCCGGTGGCACCTGGCCCCTTCGGGCACGGCTCCGAACAGGTGCTGGTAGATGGTTTCCAGGCGGTGGTCCGGCAGCTCCGGCAGCCTGCGCCGGGCCAGTTCCAGGGTGCAGGCGGACCGGCTGTTCAGCGACAACCCCAGGCGGCCGAACTCGTGCCGCAGGAATGCCAGGTCGAACCGGGCGTTGTGGGCCACGAGCAGGGCCCTGCCGATGAAATCTCCGAGAGCCGGGTAGACCTCTTCCGGCAGCGGCTGGTCGGCGAGCATGTCGTTGGTGATGCCGTGAATCATGGATACGTGACGGGGAATCGCCCTCGTTACCCTGATCAGGCTGCTGAATTCGGAGACGATCTGCCCCTCCTCCACAAGGACGGCAGCCACTTCGACGACCCTGTCGCCATATCCCGGGAAAAGGCCGGTGGTTTCCACATCGATCACTGCCTGGAGATGGTGGTTTTTCATGTCGTGTCACCGCCTGTGTGCATGCGTGCCTCCCGGAAGATGCATCTTTGTGCGTCTTTCACCATGAACTATCCTTCATATCCTTACTTCCCGATACCGTCAATTCAGGAAATTCCTTGATCTCTCACGTATTTTTCCCTAGTGTGCGCCGTCTTCCCCTGCGGCACGAAAAAACCGCCCGGTCGGATGGCTCCGACACGGGCGGTCTGGTACGGCTCAAGGGATGTTTCTTCAGCGTGTTGCGGGTCTGCTCCTACTTCCTCACGAAGATCTCCCGCGCCAGGTTGGAGTCGATGGCGAATTCGGAGTACCCCACCCGGAAAATGTACGACGGAAAAACCTGCATGAGCACGATGTTGTTGCCCGGCAGGACCCCCATGGCCATGAGCTTGCGCATCTTGATGTCGTCGCCGGTGGCCAGGTAGGCGATTTCGCCTTCTTCGCCGGCCTTGAGCTCGGTGAGGGGAACTACACCCAGGTCGCCGCTCTGGCGGGCCTCGTCGCAGCAGTCGCCCGGAGGGATCGGCTTGCCGTGGGGACAGGTGGCGGGGTGGTTGAGCATGGTGCAGACCTTGGCGTCGACCCCTTCGTGGAGCAGGTGCTCGAACTCGCACGCCTTGTCCTCGGCATGGTCGCCCCGGATGTTGAGTACGTCCATCATGAGCCGCTCGGCAAGGCGGTGCCGCCGGACGGTCCGCTTCCCCTCGTCCTTCCCCTCGGGGCGGAGGTAGGCCCGCCCCTCCCGGACCTCGATGAAGGCGAGCAAGGCCAGTTCGCCATAGGCGGGGTCAGCGGCGGGGACCTTGATTTCCTCCATCTCCAGATGGCTCTTCCCCTCCTCCTCGCAGGCGATCCAGAGGGCTTCGAGGATTTCTTCTGCCTTGTCGGACAACTTCATATGGGTGCTCCTTTGCATGTATGGTTGGGCCGGTTATTTCTTCAGCAAGTCTATCATCTTCCTTACCACTTTCGGCGCCTTGGCTTCAGGCGGATTCTCGTAAAAGCATTTGGGGCAGCGCACCATCCGGCAGCCGCCCGGCTTGCCGCATTTGCCGCAGGAGCGGATTCCCTCATCCTCGGCGAATTCGTGACCGCAAAAGCCGCAGCGAATCATAGGATCCCCGTGAAAAGGATGAAACGGTTGAGCGCCCAGCCAGAGCCAACGGCCACCACAGAAACGAACAGGGCGATGAGACCGGCGGTTTTGATTCCCCGCTCCTTCTTCATCATGAGGAACTGGGCGACACAGGGGACGAACAGGGTGAGAGTCACGGCCGCCACCACCAGTTGGCGCGGGTCCATGAGCCCCTTGGCCTGGAGGTCGTAGAGGCCGGCGGCGCCGTAGTCGCGGCGGAAGAACCCGAAGATGAAGGCCACGGCCGCGTCGCGGGGAAGGCCGATGAAGGCCATGACCGGCTCCATCCAGTTGACGAGCTTGTCGAAGAAGTTGGTGATCTTGCCCAGCCAGAGCAACACCGACGCCAGGATGAAGAGCGGCAGGATCTCCATGAAGTACCACTGCATCCGGGTGTAGGTCTTGGTGATGACGTTGGAGAGCTGGGGCAGCCTCATGGGTGGAAGTTCCATGTAGAACATGGGGGTTTCGCCGGGCATCACCTTGGCCGATAAAAGCCCCACCACCAGGAAGATCAGCAGGAGACAGGCGCTCCAGACCAGCAGCGCCCCCGGGGCCTTGGAGAGGAGCGCATGATGACCCCGAGCTGGGCCGAGCAGGGGATGGCCAGGGCCAGGAGCACCGTGGCTATGATCCGCTCGCGGGTGGTTTCCAGGGTGCGGGTGACCATGGTGGCCATCGTGTCGCAGCCGAAGCCGAGCACCATGGGGATCACCGCCCGGCCGGTGAGGCCGAACTTCTTGAAGATCCGGTCCACCAGGAGGGCCAGGCGCGGGAAGTAGCCGCTGTCCTCCAGCATCGAGAAGAACAGGAAAAAGGTGGCCACGATGGGGAGGATGATCCCCACGGCGTAGCGCAGCCCCAGGGTGATGACCCCGTACTCGCCCACGATCAGCTCCCGGATGATCTCCCACGGCACGATGCCGTTGACGACGCCTATGATCCAGGGGTTGAAATACTCCTCGAACAGGGTCCCTTCCAGGAAGTCCACCAGGGTGCCGGCCCCGAAGACCCCCACGAACTGATAGAGGCCGTAGTAGAGCACCGCCAGCAGCAGCGGCACGCCGGTCAGGGGATGCACCGCCCAGGACGAAAGCCGTTCGCCCGCGGTGACCCGGCGTTTTTCAGGGGTTCTGAGCACTCCGGCCAGGAGTCCCTTGACGATCCCCTTGCGCTCCAGGGACAGGTCCAGGTGGAAGGATTCCCGGCGCTCGAAGGTCTTCTCCCTCACCTTCTCCGCAATGGACGAAGCCCTCTCCCCCTCTTTGCCGGCCACCAGGGCAGCGATCTCCTCGTCCCGCTGAAGCAGCAGAAGGGCCAGGGATTTGCCGGAAAGGGTGTAGTCCCCCCGGAGCTGCCCGGCGATCTCGGCGATGTCCCCTTCCAGGCGCCGGCTGTAGCCGAAGCTCGCATGGCGCGCGGTCTCGTAGGAGGCGATGGCCTTCCTGATCTCGGGCAGCCCCCGCTTCTTGGCCGTGGCGGCGCCGATGACCG of Geobacter anodireducens contains these proteins:
- a CDS encoding CRISPR-associated helicase/endonuclease Cas3 codes for the protein MESLTVSEYVWYWGKAEKDAGGYHLLPYHCLDVAAVAAVWWDASPTIRRSFSSHASCSEVQIRAWLLFFIALHDYGKFDLRFQLKVREAWEKLHPLAGQGASLPPQFDINQYQHGESGLFWFKKDFFAFNGFETAGDSLFIDDEPPLWSNWKPWIESVTGHHGHVKQAEYASDASLSVSVDGRFAEIDQTARKEWLTALEQLFLWPVGLSLDNAPPPPSPLLAGFCSVSDWLASRCDDTNFSFHQSPLSISDYFTQKFSQDAPAILAFSGLNGTAKSYGGISDLLPAIATPCPLQTKVDQLPLQDGLTIIEAPTGSGKTEAALAHAWRLLAAGQADSIIFALPTQATANAMLGRLESLAERIFTNSPNLLLAHGNARFNRTFTDLKRRGHSDATDPDGWTQCGEWLAESRKRVFLGQIGVCTIDQVLISVLPVKHRFVRGLGVGRSVLIVDEVHAYDAYMYGLLEEVLRQQHQCGGSAILLSATLPATLKQQLAAAWGDKRTECNPSAAYPLLTWLGNVDFPSISLTRHETPKPVMVEIEALKLEGMEPDQTLLARIVRAAESGAQVAVICNMVNDAQRIAAVLRETTSAPVGLFHARYRFKDRQIRENEVIDCFGPRGKREQGRILVATQVVEQSLDLDFDWLVTQLCPVDLLFQRMGRLHRHRRASRPAGYDKPVCTVLLPCECNYGYTGKIYANTRVLWRTEQLLTSASAGQVPFPAAYREWIERVYAGDPWGNEPESVVTGHEMFEVELEVKRYKAMDMVRRAFEVTPFSDSDENVTAVTRDDEMGLTVIPVIDSPKGQRFLDGGLLGDLDEFRRAEELALNSINVPARWSGWLRALCEIDDERRYWLTMTEQGEGCYVRDGDKVTFRYHRDTGLERVK
- a CDS encoding DNA polymerase III subunit epsilon; translated protein: MKNHHLQAVIDVETTGLFPGYGDRVVEVAAVLVEEGQIVSEFSSLIRVTRAIPRHVSMIHGITNDMLADQPLPEEVYPALGDFIGRALLVAHNARFDLAFLRHEFGRLGLSLNSRSACTLELARRRLPELPDHRLETIYQHLFGAVPEGARCHRALDDARLTARVWGELRVGRL
- a CDS encoding transcriptional regulator — protein: MKLSDKAEEILEALWIACEEEGKSHLEMEEIKVPAADPAYGELALLAFIEVREGRAYLRPEGKDEGKRTVRRHRLAERLMMDVLNIRGDHAEDKACEFEHLLHEGVDAKVCTMLNHPATCPHGKPIPPGDCCDEARQSGDLGVVPLTELKAGEEGEIAYLATGDDIKMRKLMAMGVLPGNNIVLMQVFPSYIFRVGYSEFAIDSNLAREIFVRK